In Verrucomicrobiota bacterium, a single genomic region encodes these proteins:
- a CDS encoding ABC transporter substrate-binding protein produces the protein MKFFKRPRLLAIALLCFTASSCNKKQEVGIPVGQFASLTGGQATFGQSTDKGVQLALEEINASGGVLGQPLRIITKDNQSKPGETSTLVRELITRNKVVALIGEVASGRSLEAAPIAQRSGIPMISPASTNEKVTETGDHIFRVCFIDPFQGTVCAKFANKLGAKKAAIITDVSKDYSLGLAKSFKQEFTKKGGVITGEQSYSGGDKDFSAQLTAIKSANPEVVFLPAYYTEAPLIIRQARQLGITVPFIGGDGWDSTELVGVGGAAVEGCYFSNHFSNQSTSPQVVAFVEAYRKKYNEDPDAMVALGYDALRLLADAMKRAGTTDPAKVNAAITATKDFPGVTGKITLDEHRNPTKPAVILQVKNGRFAYVETIAP, from the coding sequence ATGAAGTTTTTCAAACGCCCCCGTCTCCTTGCCATTGCATTACTGTGCTTCACGGCTTCTTCCTGCAACAAAAAGCAAGAAGTCGGCATCCCTGTCGGTCAGTTTGCCTCGCTGACTGGTGGACAGGCTACGTTCGGTCAGAGCACCGACAAGGGGGTCCAGCTTGCTCTCGAGGAAATCAACGCTTCTGGCGGCGTGCTGGGCCAGCCTCTCCGGATAATCACCAAGGACAACCAGTCCAAGCCGGGTGAGACCTCCACGCTTGTGCGTGAGCTGATCACCCGAAACAAGGTGGTGGCCCTGATCGGTGAGGTCGCCTCGGGACGTTCTCTGGAGGCTGCTCCGATCGCCCAGCGCAGCGGCATCCCGATGATCTCACCCGCCTCCACCAACGAAAAGGTGACCGAGACCGGCGACCATATCTTTCGGGTCTGCTTCATCGACCCTTTCCAGGGAACGGTCTGTGCGAAATTTGCCAACAAGCTGGGTGCAAAGAAGGCGGCGATCATCACCGATGTCTCCAAGGATTACAGCCTCGGCTTGGCGAAGAGCTTCAAGCAGGAGTTCACGAAGAAGGGTGGCGTCATCACCGGAGAGCAGAGTTACAGCGGCGGTGACAAGGATTTCAGCGCCCAGTTGACCGCCATCAAGTCGGCGAATCCCGAGGTGGTCTTCCTGCCCGCCTATTACACAGAGGCTCCCTTGATCATCCGTCAGGCTCGTCAACTTGGCATTACTGTTCCCTTCATCGGAGGTGATGGGTGGGATTCCACGGAGCTTGTGGGGGTGGGAGGAGCTGCCGTGGAGGGATGCTATTTCTCAAATCACTTCTCCAACCAGAGCACCAGTCCCCAGGTGGTGGCTTTCGTGGAAGCTTACCGCAAGAAATACAACGAGGATCCCGATGCCATGGTCGCCCTCGGTTACGATGCCCTGCGCCTTTTGGCCGATGCGATGAAGCGTGCCGGCACGACCGATCCGGCCAAGGTGAATGCCGCCATCACCGCGACCAAGGACTTCCCTGGTGTGACGGGCAAGATCACCCTCGACGAGCATCGCAATCCGACCAAGCCGGCCGTGATCCTGCAGGTGAAGAACGGAAGGTTCGCCTACGTCGAGACGATCGCTCCGTGA
- the ndhC gene encoding NADH-quinone oxidoreductase subunit A: MDGTLGSLSGYGSLLIHIVVCVGLALTMWIASTLLGRVGTRTGVKDVAYECGMLPEPGPQPRFSVKFYLVAMLFILFDIEIVFLYPWAVVYREYLTQYGMGILWTLLTFSVILFVGYIYAIKKGALDWSR, encoded by the coding sequence ATGGACGGCACTCTTGGAAGCTTAAGCGGCTACGGATCCCTCCTCATTCACATTGTGGTATGCGTCGGTTTGGCGCTGACGATGTGGATTGCCAGTACTCTGCTCGGACGGGTCGGAACACGCACGGGAGTCAAGGATGTTGCCTATGAGTGCGGCATGCTTCCTGAACCTGGCCCTCAGCCACGCTTCAGTGTTAAATTCTACCTGGTGGCGATGTTGTTCATCTTGTTCGATATCGAAATCGTTTTCTTGTACCCTTGGGCTGTGGTTTACCGGGAGTATCTGACGCAGTATGGAATGGGCATCCTTTGGACTCTTCTCACTTTCTCGGTGATTCTGTTTGTCGGCTATATTTACGCCATCAAGAAGGGCGCCTTGGATTGGTCTAGGTAA